A window of the bacterium genome harbors these coding sequences:
- a CDS encoding rhomboid family intramembrane serine protease, producing MIPLKDDIPSDSFPVVTVTIIGLNCVVFVYQLLLGAYGDRLIKILGIIPYELSHFTDLPPLAPVPLPFTIVTSMFLHGGLAHLLGNMLYLWIFGDNVEDAMGHVRFAVFYLLCGTAAAITQVMVSPSSTIPMIGASGAISGVLGAYLLLYPQARVMTLVFFGFLIETVRLPASLLLTFWIVVQFLSGAFSLTSHSISGGVAWFAHIGGFIMGMALIFLFRKRRRRLGIRKYFGRDEIRW from the coding sequence TTGATTCCCCTGAAGGATGATATTCCAAGCGATAGCTTTCCGGTAGTTACCGTGACCATTATCGGTTTGAACTGCGTGGTTTTTGTTTATCAGCTTCTTCTGGGAGCATACGGCGATCGGCTTATCAAAATCCTTGGCATCATCCCTTATGAGCTGAGTCATTTTACGGACCTCCCTCCATTGGCTCCTGTTCCCTTGCCCTTTACGATTGTGACATCCATGTTTCTCCACGGAGGGCTGGCTCATCTTCTGGGAAATATGCTGTATCTGTGGATTTTTGGCGATAATGTGGAAGACGCGATGGGGCATGTCCGGTTTGCCGTCTTTTATCTTCTGTGCGGAACTGCGGCGGCAATCACCCAGGTCATGGTTTCCCCGAGTTCAACCATCCCCATGATCGGGGCCAGCGGAGCCATATCCGGCGTTTTAGGGGCTTATCTGCTGCTGTATCCCCAGGCAAGAGTGATGACCCTGGTTTTTTTCGGATTCCTGATTGAAACAGTCCGGCTTCCCGCCAGCCTCCTGCTGACTTTCTGGATCGTTGTTCAGTTCCTCAGCGGAGCCTTCAGCCTGACCTCCCATTCGATATCCGGTGGGGTTGCCTGGTTTGCCCATATCGGCGGCTTTATCATGGGAATGGCGCTTATCTTTCTGTTCAGGAAACGCCGCCGGAGGCTCGGAATACGAAAATATTTCGGCCGGGATGAAATAAGGTGGTGA
- a CDS encoding HEPN domain-containing protein produces MHDPKDIAEAYLTESTVDIETARLTNINGLYSRTIHFSQECVEKITKACLALREIFTRDHKTSTLFVAVFRNEIDNIDEIQKAALILEKHGARTRFPLYQRGDLPLWVPSKVYGPDEAGDALKQGEFIYNTLKAFLEKEMRGGE; encoded by the coding sequence GTGCACGATCCAAAGGATATAGCCGAGGCATATTTGACTGAAAGCACCGTAGATATTGAAACTGCACGGCTGACCAACATCAACGGGCTCTACAGCCGTACAATTCATTTTTCCCAGGAGTGTGTGGAGAAAATAACCAAGGCCTGTTTAGCCCTCCGCGAAATTTTTACCCGTGATCACAAAACTTCAACGCTGTTTGTAGCTGTATTCAGGAATGAAATCGATAATATCGATGAAATCCAAAAAGCAGCTTTGATTTTGGAAAAGCACGGAGCCAGAACCAGATTTCCACTCTACCAGCGCGGGGACCTTCCCTTGTGGGTTCCATCCAAGGTGTACGGGCCGGATGAAGCAGGCGATGCACTGAAGCAGGGGGAATTTATCTATAATACCTTGAAGGCATTTTTGGAAAAAGAAATGAGAGGCGGCGAATAA
- the hisI gene encoding phosphoribosyl-AMP cyclohydrolase — translation MTNLVKELKFGPDGLIPAIIQDVNDKEILMLAYMNAESLQLTIETGITHFWSRSRNCLWKKGETSGHIQEVQEILYDCDADTLLIKVRQNGPACHTGYRTCFYRQYQGDDREPRIVSQKL, via the coding sequence ATGACGAATTTAGTTAAGGAGTTAAAGTTTGGCCCGGATGGACTGATTCCGGCAATTATTCAGGATGTCAACGACAAGGAAATCCTGATGCTTGCCTATATGAATGCCGAATCGCTACAGTTGACGATTGAAACCGGCATTACTCACTTTTGGAGCCGGTCGAGGAATTGTCTGTGGAAAAAGGGAGAAACCTCCGGACATATTCAGGAAGTTCAGGAAATCCTGTATGATTGTGATGCGGATACCCTGCTGATAAAAGTCAGACAGAACGGTCCGGCCTGCCACACCGGATACCGGACCTGCTTTTACCGCCAGTATCAGGGAGACGATCGGGAGCCCAGGATTGTTTCGCAAAAATTGTAG
- a CDS encoding TrpB-like pyridoxal phosphate-dependent enzyme has product MQDRKIMLSEKEMPSTWYNVLPDLPTPLSPPLHPATHEPIGPEALQAVFPDALIEQEVSGKSTIPIPEEVLDVYRLWRPTPLVRAYGLEKKLNTPAKIYYKNEGVSPPGSHKPNTAVAQAYYNKQAGVKRLATETGAGQWGSALAFACNHFGLECTVYMVKVSYQQKPYRRSMMHVWGAEVIPSPSMKTKSGQDILARDPDSLGSLGIAISEAMEDAAQHADTKYALGSVLNHVLLHQTIIGLETQQQFKKIGLEPDILIGCCGGGSNFAGLALPYVREKISGRNLRIIAVEPTACPSLTRGEFRYDFGDTAHLTPLLKMFTLGHTFVPPGIHAGGLRYHGASPIVSNLLHDGIIEAVGCKQTAIFESALTFARTEGIIPAPESAHAIRCVIDEAEKCRQSGEEKVIVFSLSGHGHFDLASYDSYLASQLQDYEYPEEKIRQALDELPVIDK; this is encoded by the coding sequence ATGCAAGATCGAAAGATAATGCTTTCCGAAAAGGAGATGCCCTCGACATGGTATAATGTTCTGCCTGACTTGCCTACCCCTTTGAGTCCGCCGCTGCATCCGGCCACTCATGAGCCCATCGGTCCGGAAGCCCTGCAGGCGGTATTTCCCGATGCGCTGATCGAGCAGGAGGTGAGCGGCAAGTCAACCATTCCAATCCCGGAGGAAGTCCTTGATGTTTACCGCCTCTGGCGGCCGACACCTCTGGTCAGGGCCTATGGCCTGGAGAAGAAGTTGAACACACCGGCGAAAATTTACTATAAAAATGAAGGGGTGAGTCCTCCCGGAAGCCATAAGCCGAATACTGCCGTGGCTCAGGCCTATTATAACAAGCAGGCCGGGGTGAAGAGGCTGGCTACGGAAACCGGAGCGGGGCAATGGGGAAGCGCGCTTGCTTTTGCCTGTAACCACTTCGGCCTCGAGTGCACGGTGTACATGGTCAAGGTCAGCTACCAGCAAAAGCCCTATCGAAGGTCGATGATGCATGTCTGGGGTGCAGAGGTGATCCCGAGCCCCAGCATGAAAACCAAATCGGGCCAGGATATTCTGGCCAGGGATCCGGATTCTCTGGGAAGCCTGGGGATCGCCATCAGTGAGGCCATGGAGGATGCGGCCCAGCATGCCGATACCAAGTATGCCCTGGGAAGCGTCCTGAATCATGTGCTGCTCCACCAGACTATTATCGGCCTGGAGACTCAGCAGCAGTTCAAGAAGATCGGCCTTGAGCCGGACATTCTGATCGGCTGCTGCGGCGGTGGGAGCAATTTCGCCGGGCTGGCCCTTCCCTATGTCAGGGAGAAGATCAGTGGCCGGAATCTGCGGATCATCGCCGTTGAGCCGACCGCCTGCCCCTCGCTCACCCGGGGGGAATTCCGGTATGATTTCGGGGATACCGCTCATCTTACCCCCCTTCTCAAGATGTTTACCCTGGGCCACACCTTTGTCCCGCCGGGAATTCATGCTGGCGGGCTCCGGTATCATGGGGCATCTCCCATTGTCAGTAATCTCCTCCATGACGGAATTATCGAAGCTGTAGGCTGCAAGCAAACGGCAATCTTTGAAAGCGCCCTGACCTTTGCCCGGACCGAGGGGATCATTCCTGCTCCGGAATCAGCCCATGCTATCCGGTGCGTGATCGATGAGGCGGAAAAGTGCCGACAGTCAGGTGAGGAAAAGGTAATCGTATTTTCCCTGAGCGGTCACGGGCATTTTGATTTAGCCTCATACGACAGCTACCTGGCCAGCCAGCTCCAGGATTATGAATATCCTGAAGAGAAAATCCGCCAGGCCCTCGATGAATTGCCGGTGATCGACAAATAG
- a CDS encoding outer membrane protein assembly factor BamD, with amino-acid sequence MMNKFATAFRKWLILVALVLCCAGYWGCTKQERVRSDFELYQGGMNLFEKKKYLEARQDFQDIEVLYPESRYLSLARVGIANTYYEEGAYDEAVLEYQKILEFYPLGKLSDWAQYRIGMCHFLQMLPEDRDQEETQKACSAFETFLAQYPKSPLVAEAREKYRICKDRLGGNELYIARFYLKSKSYEVAIARLQEVLNSYPQFSRKDEVFYYLARAAEKSGKRELEKEAEKTLTGQYPDSPFTQRLLREQNDRKKIK; translated from the coding sequence ATGATGAATAAGTTTGCAACTGCCTTCAGGAAATGGCTGATCCTCGTGGCACTGGTTTTGTGCTGTGCGGGCTATTGGGGATGCACCAAGCAGGAGCGGGTGCGTTCGGATTTCGAGCTGTATCAGGGGGGAATGAATCTCTTTGAAAAGAAAAAGTACCTGGAAGCCCGGCAAGATTTCCAGGACATAGAAGTCCTCTACCCTGAAAGCCGGTATCTTTCGCTGGCCAGAGTGGGGATCGCCAATACCTATTATGAAGAAGGTGCTTACGATGAGGCTGTCCTGGAATACCAGAAAATCCTTGAGTTTTACCCCCTGGGAAAACTTTCGGACTGGGCTCAGTATCGGATCGGGATGTGTCACTTTCTGCAAATGCTGCCGGAGGACCGGGACCAGGAAGAGACGCAGAAAGCCTGCTCGGCTTTTGAAACATTTTTAGCCCAATATCCGAAAAGTCCGTTGGTCGCTGAAGCCAGAGAGAAATATCGAATCTGCAAAGACCGTCTCGGAGGTAACGAGCTGTACATAGCCAGATTTTACCTTAAGAGCAAGTCGTATGAGGTGGCTATTGCCCGGCTCCAGGAAGTTCTGAATAGTTATCCTCAGTTCAGCCGCAAGGATGAGGTATTCTACTATCTGGCCAGGGCCGCTGAAAAGAGCGGCAAGAGAGAGCTGGAAAAGGAAGCTGAAAAGACACTGACAGGTCAGTACCCCGATTCCCCGTTTACGCAAAGGTTACTCAGGGAACAGAACGACAGAAAAAAGATCAAGTGA
- a CDS encoding proline--tRNA ligase, translated as MRFSEALINTVKELPAEAEVISHQLMLRAGMIRKLAAGVYIYLPLGYRVIQKIEEIIREEMNRAGALEVHLPVLCSAELWQESGRWSLYGPELMRLRDRHNREFCLGPTHEEVITDLVRREVRSYRQLPLNLYQIQTKFRDEIRPRFGLMRGREFIMKDAYSFDRDNAGADISYQKMKETYQNIFRRCGLVCRAVEADTGAIGGSFSHEFMVLAEAGEDRIASCTRCEYASNVEKATSTLPAEEPVHNSPAWPVMQPVSTPDLSSVQDVAAFLKVAPSQIVKTLLVAADGQVIAVLIRGDQELNEIKLKNLTGAAEIVMATPETVESITGGSAGFSGPVGLTGVRIMADHSVRNLENFVTGANRKDTHFTNVNWGRDCPRPDFFDLRVVQEGDPCPWCQGPLRISQGIEVGHIFKLGTKYSKALKATYLDQNGEEQIIIMGCYGIGVGRTMAASIEQNHDQDGIIWPMPIAPYQVMVLPTDTTDKNIRETAQAIYQELLAAGLEVIIDDREERPGVKFKDSDLLGIPLRITIGSKSLKQNSVEIRIRKTGQVIQVLKDECRQKVRQMVSEMLKV; from the coding sequence GTGCGATTCTCTGAGGCATTGATTAATACGGTCAAGGAACTACCGGCAGAGGCGGAGGTCATCAGCCATCAGTTGATGCTGCGGGCGGGCATGATCAGAAAGCTGGCGGCTGGCGTTTATATCTATCTGCCGCTGGGATATCGGGTTATTCAGAAAATCGAGGAAATCATCCGGGAGGAGATGAACCGTGCCGGAGCACTGGAGGTGCACCTGCCGGTGCTGTGCTCTGCGGAGCTCTGGCAGGAGAGCGGGCGCTGGTCTTTGTACGGGCCGGAGCTCATGCGGCTGCGTGACCGGCATAACCGGGAATTCTGTCTGGGGCCGACCCATGAGGAGGTCATCACCGACCTGGTCCGGCGCGAGGTACGGTCCTACCGCCAATTGCCGCTGAATTTATATCAGATTCAGACCAAATTCCGTGATGAAATCCGCCCTCGCTTCGGACTGATGAGGGGCCGGGAATTTATCATGAAGGATGCCTACAGTTTCGACCGTGACAATGCCGGGGCGGATATCAGCTATCAGAAGATGAAAGAGACGTATCAGAATATCTTTCGCCGCTGCGGACTGGTATGCAGGGCTGTTGAGGCTGATACGGGTGCCATTGGCGGGAGTTTTTCCCATGAGTTCATGGTGCTGGCGGAAGCTGGCGAGGACCGGATTGCCAGTTGCACCCGGTGTGAATATGCCTCGAACGTCGAAAAGGCCACCTCTACCCTGCCGGCTGAAGAGCCTGTGCATAATTCCCCTGCCTGGCCGGTGATGCAGCCGGTATCGACTCCTGATCTTTCGTCAGTCCAGGATGTCGCCGCATTCCTGAAGGTGGCTCCTTCGCAGATTGTCAAAACCCTGCTCGTTGCGGCTGATGGGCAGGTTATTGCCGTCCTGATCCGGGGGGATCAGGAATTGAATGAAATAAAATTGAAAAATCTGACCGGTGCGGCTGAAATCGTTATGGCCACCCCGGAAACGGTCGAATCAATAACCGGCGGGAGTGCAGGTTTCTCCGGACCCGTGGGATTGACCGGCGTTCGGATCATGGCTGATCACTCGGTACGGAATCTGGAAAATTTTGTGACCGGGGCCAATCGGAAGGACACCCATTTCACGAATGTGAACTGGGGGAGAGACTGCCCCAGGCCGGACTTCTTTGATTTACGGGTGGTCCAGGAAGGTGACCCCTGTCCTTGGTGCCAGGGGCCGCTGCGAATCAGCCAGGGTATCGAGGTGGGCCACATTTTCAAGCTGGGGACCAAATACAGCAAGGCATTGAAGGCCACCTATCTTGACCAGAATGGCGAAGAGCAGATTATCATCATGGGCTGCTACGGCATAGGAGTCGGCAGGACCATGGCTGCTTCGATCGAGCAGAACCATGACCAGGACGGTATTATCTGGCCAATGCCGATTGCTCCGTATCAGGTCATGGTGCTTCCGACGGATACCACCGATAAAAATATCAGGGAAACCGCACAGGCAATTTATCAGGAACTACTGGCCGCCGGCCTTGAGGTGATTATCGATGACCGGGAGGAGCGACCCGGAGTCAAATTCAAGGATTCGGATTTACTGGGTATCCCTCTTCGAATAACCATTGGCAGTAAATCATTGAAGCAGAATTCAGTAGAGATTCGTATCCGAAAGACGGGCCAGGTCATTCAGGTTCTGAAAGATGAATGCCGGCAGAAAGTTCGGCAAATGGTCAGCGAGATGCTGAAGGTGTGA
- a CDS encoding sigma-54 dependent transcriptional regulator has protein sequence MPCAHILVIDDEGRIRSSLAGILTDEGYEVSLAEDGEAGLAKIQSDSPPDLILSDIWMPKIDGMELLHRVRETNPDIPVIMISGHGTIETAVRAIKMGAFDFIEKPLSLEKTVLIVKHALDQRRLEAENKNLRMRINKKYEIIGQSRALNELRKQVQIAAPTNGRVLIYGENGTGKELIAREIHEKSRRRDNPFIGVNCAAIPEDLIESELFGHEKGAFTGATARRQGKFELADSGTLFLDEVGDMSLKTQAKLLRVLEEEAVQRVGGGEPIKVDVRVIAASNKNLKDEIEQGNFREDLYYRLSVIPIKVPSLKERKEDIPHLVDHFLKEFCAENGRKLKKVTAEAMDLLCRYDWPGNVRELKNLIERLVIMVPGNIITALDIPISLREKNQPSLREAKQEFEKYLITQTLQANRGNISKSAKILKIDRSLLYQKLKMYGLEPKNEYPDSKPDSKNDYLDSQRKRYDEFS, from the coding sequence ATGCCCTGTGCCCATATTCTGGTTATCGATGATGAAGGCCGCATCCGCTCCTCACTGGCCGGTATCCTGACCGACGAGGGATATGAAGTCTCTCTGGCTGAAGATGGTGAGGCAGGTCTTGCAAAAATCCAGAGTGATTCTCCCCCTGACCTGATCCTGTCCGATATCTGGATGCCCAAAATCGACGGCATGGAGCTTTTACACCGGGTACGGGAGACAAATCCGGATATTCCGGTGATCATGATTTCAGGTCATGGCACGATTGAAACGGCAGTCAGGGCCATTAAAATGGGGGCCTTCGACTTTATCGAAAAGCCGCTTTCCCTGGAAAAAACCGTATTGATCGTGAAACATGCACTGGACCAGCGGCGGCTGGAAGCGGAAAATAAAAACTTACGAATGCGGATCAACAAAAAATATGAAATTATCGGCCAGAGCAGGGCGCTGAATGAATTGAGAAAGCAGGTCCAAATCGCTGCCCCGACGAATGGCCGGGTTTTAATCTATGGGGAAAACGGCACGGGAAAAGAATTAATTGCCCGGGAAATCCACGAAAAAAGCAGGAGAAGGGATAATCCGTTTATCGGGGTGAACTGTGCGGCCATCCCTGAAGACCTTATCGAGAGCGAGCTGTTCGGGCACGAAAAGGGAGCTTTTACCGGAGCAACAGCCCGCAGGCAGGGGAAATTCGAATTGGCCGACAGCGGGACACTGTTTCTGGATGAAGTAGGCGATATGAGCCTCAAAACCCAGGCCAAGCTGCTGCGGGTTCTGGAGGAGGAAGCAGTGCAGCGCGTCGGGGGGGGGGAGCCGATTAAAGTTGACGTGCGCGTCATTGCTGCCTCGAATAAAAACTTAAAAGATGAAATCGAGCAGGGAAATTTCCGGGAGGACCTGTATTACCGGCTGAGTGTTATCCCCATCAAGGTTCCGAGCCTGAAGGAGCGAAAAGAGGATATCCCGCATCTGGTCGATCACTTTTTAAAGGAATTTTGTGCTGAAAACGGGCGCAAGTTGAAAAAAGTCACCGCCGAAGCCATGGATCTTTTATGCCGCTACGATTGGCCCGGCAATGTAAGAGAATTAAAAAACCTGATCGAGAGACTGGTGATCATGGTCCCTGGCAACATCATTACAGCTCTTGATATTCCGATCTCTCTCAGGGAGAAAAATCAACCCTCTTTACGGGAAGCCAAGCAGGAATTTGAAAAATATTTAATCACCCAGACCCTGCAGGCAAATCGGGGTAATATCTCCAAAAGTGCCAAGATCCTGAAAATCGATCGCAGTCTCCTGTACCAGAAGTTGAAAATGTATGGGCTTGAGCCCAAAAATGAATATCCGGACAGTAAGCCGGACAGTAAGAATGATTACTTAGATAGCCAGAGGAAAAGGTATGACGAATTTAGTTAA
- the mtaB gene encoding tRNA (N(6)-L-threonylcarbamoyladenosine(37)-C(2))-methylthiotransferase MtaB, with the protein MTPKAALFTLGCKLNQYETMFLQEQLEKCGYAIVPFESVADVYIINTCTVTNKGDYHSRMKIRQAQQTNPEALIVATGCSAQVNPQRLAAMPGVDLVLGNAEKGDLIRYLTSLTQKGHSEVRVSELGQKTRFQPQVINYFSGYTRAFLKIQEGCDHQCSYCIVPAARGKNRSARFEDVLAQVRRLLENGYQELVLTGVHLGTYGQDMAEKITLSDLLEAMLACPGPRSGHFRVRLSSIEPTEFTPALKRLVTQSPQICAHLHIPLQSGDDEILRAMRRPYLSAHYRELIEEIVSCRPETAIGADVIVGFPGETEESFQRTFQFIEALPLAYLHVFSFSPRPGTEASRMPHQIDGRIKKERCTTLRALSRRKFFHFRRQFLNVPLPALVLGQKDEQTGGLIALTGNYIKVVVDEAKDLINRQVMVEITEVLEGKTLGKIHA; encoded by the coding sequence CTGTAAGTTGAACCAATACGAAACCATGTTCCTGCAGGAGCAATTGGAAAAATGCGGCTATGCTATTGTTCCTTTCGAGAGTGTGGCGGATGTATATATTATCAATACCTGCACGGTTACCAATAAAGGAGATTATCACTCCCGGATGAAGATCAGGCAGGCCCAGCAGACCAATCCCGAGGCGTTGATTGTGGCCACGGGATGCTCGGCGCAGGTCAATCCGCAGCGGCTTGCCGCCATGCCCGGCGTGGATCTGGTTCTCGGCAATGCTGAAAAGGGCGATCTCATCCGCTATCTTACCTCACTAACCCAAAAAGGTCATTCGGAAGTCCGGGTAAGCGAGCTTGGCCAAAAGACCCGATTTCAGCCCCAGGTTATCAATTATTTTTCCGGCTACACCCGCGCCTTTTTGAAAATCCAGGAAGGGTGTGACCACCAGTGCAGTTACTGCATCGTGCCCGCTGCCCGCGGGAAGAACCGGAGCGCCCGCTTTGAGGATGTCCTTGCCCAGGTTCGGCGGCTGCTTGAAAACGGCTATCAGGAACTGGTTCTGACCGGCGTTCACCTTGGCACTTACGGCCAGGACATGGCGGAGAAGATCACCCTCTCTGACCTGCTTGAGGCCATGCTTGCCTGCCCTGGTCCCCGGTCCGGCCATTTCCGGGTGCGCTTGAGCTCCATCGAGCCCACGGAGTTCACTCCGGCCTTGAAAAGGCTGGTGACCCAGTCGCCTCAAATCTGTGCTCATTTGCATATTCCCCTCCAGAGCGGGGACGACGAGATTCTTCGAGCCATGCGAAGGCCTTATCTGAGCGCCCATTACCGGGAGCTTATCGAAGAGATTGTCTCCTGCAGGCCTGAGACAGCCATTGGAGCGGATGTCATAGTCGGCTTTCCCGGTGAGACTGAGGAGAGCTTTCAGCGGACCTTCCAGTTTATCGAAGCTCTGCCCCTGGCGTACCTGCACGTTTTCAGTTTTTCCCCGCGGCCGGGAACGGAAGCCAGCCGGATGCCCCATCAGATCGATGGCCGCATCAAGAAGGAACGCTGCACCACCTTGCGGGCTTTGAGCAGGAGGAAATTTTTTCACTTCAGGCGGCAATTCCTGAATGTTCCCCTTCCGGCTCTCGTTCTGGGGCAGAAGGATGAGCAGACCGGAGGACTTATTGCCCTGACCGGAAATTATATCAAGGTAGTGGTCGATGAGGCCAAGGACTTGATCAACCGGCAGGTTATGGTGGAAATAACTGAGGTTCTCGAAGGAAAGACCCTGGGGAAGATACACGCATAA